One part of the Desulfonema ishimotonii genome encodes these proteins:
- a CDS encoding IS630 family transposase encodes MRKKRSLNIRTHIFMPEETETLKRYRDGQKDYRLKLRFIALLLIAGNTGTEIVAAAVGKDIRTVETWYGKYLTHGPDALNSFQYQPKRCFLSDDQLADMIAWVKKELPSDTKVICHYIREQTGIAYCQSAVAKLLKKNGLRRLRPKLIPGKPPSEKEQTDFIEKYEKLRKSAADPESGRVVIFCDAMHFVHQTVPATCWGDPSERPVLKANSGRQRLNIMGGYDPVTCKLIHETDEKNCDSEKAIIFFKKLLRTYPKASMIKVFADNATYFHARNTQEWLEKNPRISLYFLPAYAPNLNLIERLWRFAKGKLIRNTYYEKYKTFRCHVFRLLNNIHNYESELSSLMVEKFQIIRQ; translated from the coding sequence ATGAGGAAAAAACGCTCTCTGAATATCAGAACCCATATTTTCATGCCGGAAGAAACCGAAACCCTGAAAAGGTACCGTGACGGCCAGAAGGATTACCGCCTGAAACTCCGCTTCATAGCGCTTCTGCTGATCGCCGGCAATACCGGAACCGAAATTGTGGCCGCGGCAGTCGGAAAAGATATCAGAACCGTGGAAACATGGTACGGAAAATATCTTACGCATGGTCCCGATGCCCTGAATTCCTTTCAGTACCAACCGAAACGGTGCTTTCTGTCAGATGATCAGCTCGCAGACATGATCGCATGGGTGAAAAAAGAACTCCCTTCCGATACGAAAGTCATCTGTCATTATATAAGGGAACAGACCGGGATTGCCTACTGCCAAAGCGCGGTTGCGAAGCTCCTTAAAAAAAACGGACTGAGACGACTCCGTCCGAAGCTGATTCCGGGAAAACCTCCGTCCGAAAAAGAACAAACCGATTTTATTGAAAAATATGAGAAACTCCGCAAATCCGCCGCCGATCCGGAGTCCGGCAGAGTCGTCATTTTCTGCGATGCCATGCACTTCGTTCATCAGACCGTGCCCGCGACATGTTGGGGAGATCCGTCCGAACGACCTGTTTTAAAAGCAAATTCCGGGCGTCAGCGCCTGAATATCATGGGCGGATATGATCCCGTGACCTGTAAGCTGATACATGAGACCGACGAAAAAAACTGTGACTCCGAAAAAGCGATCATTTTTTTCAAAAAACTGCTCAGAACCTATCCGAAAGCCAGTATGATAAAGGTTTTTGCTGATAATGCCACTTATTTTCATGCCCGGAACACACAGGAATGGCTTGAAAAAAATCCCCGGATCAGTTTGTATTTTCTCCCGGCCTATGCTCCGAACCTGAATCTGATCGAACGCCTTTGGCGTTTTGCAAAAGGGAAACTGATCAGAAACACATATTATGAGAAATACAAGACGTTCCGGTGTCATGTTTTTCGTCTTCTGAATAATATACATAATTATGAAAGTGAGTTATCATCTCTTATGGTAGAAAAATTTCAGATAATTCGCCAATAA